A single genomic interval of Alistipes provencensis harbors:
- a CDS encoding RagB/SusD family nutrient uptake outer membrane protein, with product MKTLHKILATLLLGAACSGCDLTLIPEDTVTPQTYFQSEVDLRLWTNQFYTLLDSPDSASGLNADDMVDKSMGDVISGTRMASDESGWTWTSLRKINYYLQNSHNCTDEAARTKYDGVAYFFRAYFYYVKVRRYGDVPWYDTVIGSEEEDLLKKPREDRGVIMDHVMSDLDNAIEMLPRDKDVARVTRWAALAFKSRAALYEGTWRKYRNLPDADKYLQQAADAAATFITESGYSLYKEGAEPYRDLFCSDNAKPGEVILARLYNFEGLNLAHSVQFNIRNAAAGFTRRFMNHYLMADGSRFTGKTGHETMFYTEETAGRDPRMAQTVLCPGYIAKGESTATPNDMTSMTGYEPIKFVSTAAHSGASKGTADWPLLRAAEVYLNYAEAKAELGTLTQDDLTVSVDKIRERAGMGSLDMAAANADPDPFLMACYPNVTKSDNTGVILEIRRERTVEMVMEGQRMWDMFRWKEGAQLVNETAPYHGIYFPGPGLYDMDGDGKNDLELYATQQTSTPADGLTVLKIGSDIVLSEAADNRGYVVAWSALKYTWNEERDYLWPIPADQRVLTGGLLTQNPGWTDSTNFD from the coding sequence ATGAAAACACTGCACAAAATACTGGCAACCCTGCTGCTGGGAGCGGCATGCTCCGGATGCGACCTGACCCTCATCCCCGAAGATACGGTCACCCCGCAGACCTATTTCCAGTCGGAGGTGGACCTCCGCCTGTGGACCAACCAGTTCTACACGCTGCTCGACTCGCCCGACAGCGCTTCGGGGCTCAACGCCGATGACATGGTGGACAAGAGCATGGGCGACGTGATATCGGGGACCCGCATGGCCTCCGACGAAAGCGGCTGGACATGGACCTCCCTGCGCAAGATCAACTATTACCTGCAAAACTCGCACAACTGCACCGACGAGGCGGCCCGCACCAAATACGACGGCGTGGCCTACTTCTTCCGCGCCTATTTCTACTATGTGAAGGTGCGCCGCTACGGCGACGTGCCGTGGTACGACACGGTGATCGGCTCCGAGGAGGAGGACCTGCTGAAAAAGCCCCGCGAGGACCGCGGCGTCATCATGGACCATGTGATGTCCGATCTCGACAACGCGATCGAGATGCTTCCCCGCGACAAGGACGTGGCCCGCGTGACCCGCTGGGCAGCGCTGGCCTTCAAGTCGCGCGCCGCGCTCTACGAAGGCACATGGCGCAAATACCGCAACCTCCCCGACGCCGACAAATACCTCCAGCAGGCGGCCGACGCCGCGGCGACATTCATCACCGAGAGCGGATACTCGCTCTACAAGGAGGGTGCGGAGCCTTACCGCGACCTGTTTTGCAGCGACAATGCCAAGCCGGGCGAAGTCATTCTGGCCCGCCTCTACAATTTCGAGGGGCTGAACCTCGCCCACAGCGTACAGTTCAACATCCGCAATGCGGCGGCAGGCTTCACGCGCCGTTTCATGAACCACTACCTGATGGCCGACGGTTCGCGTTTCACCGGAAAAACGGGACACGAAACGATGTTCTATACCGAGGAGACCGCAGGCCGCGATCCGCGCATGGCGCAGACGGTGCTCTGTCCGGGCTACATCGCCAAGGGCGAAAGCACGGCCACACCGAACGACATGACCTCGATGACGGGTTACGAACCGATCAAGTTCGTCTCGACGGCCGCCCATAGCGGCGCCTCGAAAGGCACGGCGGACTGGCCGCTGCTGCGCGCCGCGGAGGTGTATCTCAACTATGCCGAAGCCAAAGCCGAGCTGGGTACGCTGACGCAGGACGACCTGACCGTGTCGGTCGACAAGATCCGCGAACGCGCCGGCATGGGCAGTCTCGACATGGCGGCGGCCAACGCCGACCCCGATCCGTTCCTTATGGCCTGCTACCCCAACGTCACGAAGAGCGACAACACGGGCGTGATCCTCGAAATCCGCCGTGAACGCACCGTGGAGATGGTCATGGAAGGCCAGCGTATGTGGGACATGTTCCGCTGGAAGGAGGGCGCGCAACTGGTCAACGAGACGGCACCCTACCACGGCATCTATTTCCCCGGTCCGGGCCTTTACGACATGGACGGCGACGGCAAGAACGATCTGGAACTCTACGCCACGCAGCAGACCAGCACCCCGGCCGACGGACTGACGGTGCTGAAAATCGGTTCGGACATCGTCCTCTCCGAAGCCGCCGACAACCGCGGTTACGTCGTGGCTTGGAGCGCCCTGAAATACACATGGAACGAGGAGCGCGACTATCTGTGGCCCATTCCGGCCGACCAGCGCGTACTGACGGGCGGACTGCTGACCCAGAATCCCGGATGGACCGACAGCACCAATTTCGACTGA
- a CDS encoding PL29 family lyase N-terminal domain-containing protein, with the protein MKRTMITTLLASVLLFAGGCSDNFDDSALWKGVDEIYNQLTELEKQADELNGQVRLLAAVVNGGVITSITQDAEGNDVVRFKGSDNVEHSVTVATKDDVNTAPILGTKEENGVLYWTTTAGGKTDFLKDTDGSKIPVAGRTPEVAVDKEGYWTVNGRRLTDAAGAPLKAEGKERSLITGVSRDANGNAVFTLGDGSTVSAPVFDAFNIVFKVGDTVLGDEYVVEDVSQPLTIAYEITGEKAGETILRIMRAEKLTAAADTAAGTIAVTFGNAFEEGSFAVMLCDTEENVLIRIVRLTAKSAKPEYYGIKTAEDLRKFAEAVNSSRSYDRYRDESGDVVLLGDIDMTGTTEWTPIGTAENPFTGKFDGKGYTIRNINWTADAAKSTAHGLFGVLNQATVRNLTVGVKGDKHTIRGTAGAGTAIAGIAAFATESLLESVTNNVSISFEAEDPAGVLVMLAGIVGQMTGTTIGGTSAAVKCANNGDITTGPIANTANGATGMQVGGICAYVKAAENNLIGYCTNNGRVNAPSGRGGGLAGTFEKGTIANSLNNGLVEDDASGQYAGQKDKYGIKRMGGLVGGSTTTGCVIENCNNLGNVITHLGCRTGGFSGHNLGTIRNCKNTGAIIGNVTVDGANLHGPGWACGYNQSASLIKGCIGNGFVGDYDTYKDAPATAPAAMHTTAVCHKQSNYDTEENTVDWSLPAYYDWELKQSVQLHPGVKYTYYEFTNLPRKMHVLEIDLTNEAVEIATSMADDLVPNPNGNNNSNNGKNIRETLSENCARKRAEGQNIIAGINTGFFNSHDGFPRGLHIEEGRPDFINNKTVRTSLTNHANAFTVFKDRTASCGKKVFTGRIEVGGTEYEYHSINDTILRQGSVSQEANLYTARYKKTPHPGTPSLTNPLLKKALYVIAKNTSGNPMTVNDGWFEATVTRIDDGRTAELAEAPYLTTLDEWAVQLTGATAEAFAAKLSVGSTLRIRADVTVDGVSTPILTQNSTMYHLLDDGVDKKLASSVYDPMTYVGVDQSKTKVYFFVIDGRQDWVSMGVKFPEMVRIAQKFDCWNVTRFDGGGSTTMWLYTDGAGKVVNKPSDSKGERSCMNYMHVRIKQ; encoded by the coding sequence ATGAAACGAACCATGATAACAACGCTTCTGGCATCGGTCCTCCTCTTCGCGGGCGGATGCAGCGACAACTTCGACGACTCCGCGCTGTGGAAAGGCGTCGACGAGATATACAACCAGCTCACCGAACTCGAAAAACAGGCCGACGAACTCAACGGTCAGGTCCGGCTGCTCGCGGCCGTCGTCAACGGCGGGGTCATAACCTCGATCACGCAGGACGCCGAAGGCAACGACGTCGTCCGCTTCAAGGGCTCCGACAACGTCGAACACAGCGTCACCGTCGCCACGAAGGACGACGTGAACACGGCGCCGATCCTCGGCACGAAGGAGGAGAACGGCGTGCTCTACTGGACGACCACCGCCGGCGGCAAGACCGACTTCCTGAAAGACACCGACGGGTCGAAGATACCCGTCGCCGGACGCACACCCGAAGTGGCCGTCGACAAGGAGGGTTACTGGACCGTCAACGGCCGGCGGCTGACCGACGCGGCGGGCGCCCCGCTGAAAGCCGAGGGCAAGGAGCGATCGCTCATCACAGGCGTCTCGCGCGACGCCAACGGCAACGCGGTCTTCACGCTGGGCGACGGCTCGACGGTATCGGCTCCGGTGTTCGACGCCTTCAACATCGTCTTCAAGGTAGGCGACACGGTACTCGGGGACGAATACGTCGTCGAGGACGTTTCGCAGCCGCTCACGATCGCCTACGAGATCACGGGCGAGAAGGCCGGCGAGACGATCCTCAGAATCATGCGTGCCGAGAAGCTCACGGCCGCGGCCGACACCGCCGCCGGAACCATCGCCGTCACCTTCGGCAATGCGTTCGAGGAGGGCAGCTTCGCCGTGATGCTCTGCGACACGGAGGAGAACGTCCTGATCCGCATCGTGCGCCTCACGGCCAAAAGCGCGAAGCCCGAATACTACGGCATCAAGACCGCCGAGGACCTGCGCAAATTCGCCGAGGCCGTCAACTCTTCACGCAGCTACGACCGCTACCGCGACGAGAGCGGCGACGTGGTGCTGCTGGGCGACATCGACATGACGGGCACGACGGAGTGGACACCGATCGGCACGGCCGAGAATCCCTTCACCGGCAAATTCGACGGCAAGGGCTACACGATCCGGAACATCAACTGGACGGCCGACGCCGCGAAATCGACGGCACACGGTCTGTTCGGCGTGCTGAATCAGGCCACTGTCCGGAACCTCACGGTCGGCGTCAAGGGCGACAAGCACACCATTCGGGGAACCGCCGGGGCAGGAACGGCCATAGCGGGCATCGCGGCATTCGCCACGGAGTCGCTCCTCGAAAGCGTGACCAACAACGTCTCGATCTCGTTCGAGGCCGAAGACCCCGCCGGGGTGCTGGTCATGCTCGCGGGAATCGTCGGACAGATGACCGGAACGACCATCGGCGGCACCTCCGCCGCGGTGAAGTGCGCCAACAACGGCGACATCACCACGGGGCCCATCGCCAACACCGCCAACGGCGCCACGGGCATGCAGGTCGGAGGCATCTGCGCCTACGTCAAGGCGGCGGAGAACAACCTCATCGGCTACTGCACCAACAACGGCCGCGTGAACGCACCTTCGGGACGCGGCGGCGGACTGGCCGGAACCTTCGAGAAAGGCACCATCGCCAACTCGCTGAACAACGGACTCGTCGAGGACGATGCCTCCGGGCAGTATGCCGGGCAGAAGGACAAATACGGCATCAAGCGCATGGGCGGACTGGTCGGCGGTTCGACCACGACGGGCTGCGTCATCGAGAACTGCAACAACCTCGGCAACGTCATCACCCATCTGGGATGCCGCACGGGCGGCTTCTCGGGCCACAACCTCGGCACGATCCGCAACTGCAAGAACACCGGGGCGATCATCGGCAACGTGACCGTCGACGGAGCGAACCTGCACGGTCCCGGATGGGCCTGCGGCTACAACCAGAGCGCATCGCTCATCAAGGGCTGCATCGGAAACGGCTTCGTCGGCGACTACGACACCTACAAGGACGCCCCCGCGACGGCCCCCGCGGCCATGCACACCACGGCCGTCTGCCACAAGCAGTCGAACTACGACACCGAGGAGAACACCGTGGACTGGTCGCTGCCGGCCTACTACGACTGGGAGCTCAAACAGAGCGTCCAGCTTCACCCGGGCGTGAAATACACCTACTACGAGTTCACCAACCTGCCGCGCAAGATGCATGTGCTGGAAATTGACCTGACGAACGAGGCCGTGGAGATCGCAACCTCGATGGCCGACGACCTCGTGCCCAACCCCAACGGCAACAACAACAGCAACAACGGCAAGAACATCCGCGAAACCTTATCGGAGAACTGCGCCCGCAAGCGCGCCGAGGGGCAGAACATCATCGCCGGCATCAACACCGGGTTCTTCAACTCGCACGACGGATTCCCCCGCGGCCTGCATATCGAGGAGGGACGCCCCGATTTCATTAACAACAAGACCGTGCGCACGTCGCTGACCAACCATGCCAACGCCTTCACGGTCTTCAAGGACCGCACGGCAAGCTGCGGCAAGAAGGTCTTCACGGGCAGGATCGAGGTCGGCGGAACCGAGTACGAATACCACTCGATCAACGACACGATCCTGCGTCAGGGCAGCGTCTCGCAGGAGGCCAACCTCTACACCGCACGTTACAAGAAGACGCCCCACCCCGGGACTCCGTCGCTGACCAACCCGCTGCTCAAAAAAGCGCTCTACGTCATTGCGAAGAACACCTCGGGCAACCCCATGACGGTCAACGACGGCTGGTTCGAGGCCACCGTGACCCGCATCGACGACGGCCGCACGGCGGAACTCGCCGAAGCGCCCTACCTCACGACCCTCGACGAATGGGCCGTGCAGCTCACCGGTGCGACGGCCGAGGCATTCGCCGCGAAACTCTCCGTGGGTTCGACGCTCCGCATCCGCGCCGACGTGACGGTGGACGGCGTGTCGACCCCGATCCTCACGCAGAACTCGACGATGTATCACCTGCTGGACGACGGTGTGGACAAGAAACTCGCCTCGTCGGTCTACGACCCGATGACCTATGTGGGTGTGGACCAGTCCAAAACGAAGGTATATTTCTTCGTCATCGACGGCCGTCAGGACTGGGTGTCGATGGGCGTGAAGTTCCCCGAGATGGTCCGCATCGCCCAGAAATTCGACTGCTGGAACGTAACCCGTTTCGACGGCGGCGGCTCGACGACCATGTGGCTCTACACCGACGGTGCGGGCAAGGTGGTCAACAAGCCCTCCGACTCGAAAGGCGAGCGCAGTTGCATGAACTACATGCATGTGCGGATCAAACAGTAA
- a CDS encoding PL29 family lyase N-terminal domain-containing protein — MRKLLNIILLTAGFVLLWGCDEYDDGQLRKNIDAIEQELTAAEKRVAELNDEMNSLTALINSSFISYLKQDDKGNYVVCYRDRGGETKTITLATQDDVVTAPIVGAGEFEGKLYWRTTADNGETYEWLLDAGGEMMPVGGVPPTMGIDAEGFWTVNGERFTGKDGKPVLANDVSNTLFQKVETDKESGRVRFTLADGSTFEIPVFEALSIRFDAAPVTAVPDRSAPVYIKYTVEGTEAEEAHVDYFTAWNVTVEIDKYTRTISVKLDEGAEEGNTVILVSAGGSTVLKPLFFTYGTAQIAPPTWDPQFGTGAEVALEGEFTEFDIKVSADIAYDVTIAEECRSWLKPAPVTRAQMVTTTHSFVADYYENDSGADRKGSITFSNRPYGVTVTLGVRQSPVIPDTPTDPGIATGADLVAFAKAVNAGGSTSRWENASGEVVLLNDIDLSGLTEWTPIGAGKATGTPSYNTLVNPFTGVFNGQGFTISGIQWTFDAESETTHLHGLFGALKGATVKNLKLGAAGDQITVTGASPNVVAVGALTGYAEGSTITAVTNNVSVILTGDNPDATLMMLAGIAGCAKSTTIGGETKADAVINNGNVKTGRITNTANGGTGMNVGGICAFTLGAGIKIDYCTNNGEVSAPTGRGGGLVGTLGGSTSEENGTAVSNSVNNGTVQDDAVGQYGGSKDYYNYKRMGGLVGGTVTNNNLRIEYCTNNGNVFSQLGCRTGGFVGHNQATIVGCVNKGTILANITYDAGAPQHGPGWACGYSAKGLVTQCAKGGRVGEWDAHKDNPSGAPEATNDNALCYRNSEYFDPSQNY; from the coding sequence ATGAGAAAGTTATTGAACATCATACTGCTTACCGCCGGTTTCGTCCTCCTTTGGGGATGCGACGAGTACGACGACGGGCAGCTTCGGAAAAACATCGACGCCATCGAGCAGGAGCTTACGGCGGCCGAAAAGCGCGTCGCGGAACTCAACGACGAGATGAACTCGCTCACGGCGCTCATCAACAGCAGCTTCATCTCCTACCTCAAGCAGGACGACAAGGGCAATTACGTCGTCTGCTACCGCGACCGCGGCGGCGAGACGAAAACCATCACCCTCGCCACGCAGGACGACGTGGTGACCGCCCCGATCGTCGGGGCCGGGGAGTTCGAAGGAAAACTCTACTGGCGCACGACGGCGGACAACGGCGAGACCTATGAATGGCTGTTGGACGCCGGGGGCGAGATGATGCCCGTGGGCGGCGTGCCTCCCACGATGGGCATCGACGCCGAGGGTTTCTGGACGGTCAACGGCGAACGGTTCACGGGCAAGGACGGCAAACCCGTGCTGGCCAATGACGTGAGCAACACGCTGTTCCAAAAGGTCGAGACCGACAAGGAGAGCGGCAGGGTCCGCTTCACGCTCGCCGACGGCAGCACGTTCGAAATCCCGGTTTTCGAAGCCCTGAGCATCCGCTTCGACGCCGCTCCCGTAACGGCCGTTCCCGACCGTTCGGCTCCGGTCTACATCAAATATACGGTCGAGGGCACCGAAGCCGAAGAAGCCCATGTAGACTACTTCACGGCATGGAACGTGACGGTCGAGATCGACAAGTACACCCGCACGATCTCGGTGAAACTGGACGAGGGAGCCGAAGAGGGCAACACGGTCATCTTGGTCTCGGCCGGGGGCAGCACCGTCCTCAAACCGCTCTTCTTCACCTACGGCACGGCCCAGATAGCGCCCCCGACGTGGGACCCGCAGTTCGGAACCGGGGCGGAGGTAGCCCTCGAAGGCGAATTCACGGAGTTCGACATCAAGGTGTCGGCCGACATCGCATACGACGTGACGATCGCCGAGGAGTGCCGGTCGTGGCTCAAGCCCGCCCCCGTGACACGCGCACAGATGGTCACCACGACCCACTCGTTCGTGGCCGACTATTATGAGAACGACAGCGGCGCCGACCGCAAAGGGTCGATCACCTTCTCGAACCGCCCCTACGGCGTGACCGTGACGCTCGGCGTGCGCCAGTCGCCCGTCATTCCTGACACTCCGACCGACCCGGGCATCGCAACGGGCGCCGATCTGGTAGCCTTCGCCAAGGCGGTCAACGCCGGCGGCAGCACGAGCCGCTGGGAGAACGCCTCGGGCGAAGTGGTGCTGCTCAACGACATCGACCTGTCGGGGCTCACCGAGTGGACTCCGATCGGAGCGGGCAAAGCCACGGGAACCCCCTCGTACAATACGCTGGTTAACCCGTTCACGGGCGTATTCAACGGGCAGGGCTTCACGATCAGCGGTATTCAGTGGACCTTCGACGCCGAGAGCGAAACGACCCACCTCCACGGTCTGTTCGGTGCGCTGAAGGGTGCCACGGTCAAGAACCTCAAACTGGGCGCCGCGGGCGACCAGATCACCGTCACGGGCGCCAGTCCGAACGTGGTGGCCGTCGGTGCGCTGACGGGATACGCCGAGGGTTCGACGATCACGGCCGTCACCAACAACGTCTCGGTGATCCTCACGGGCGACAACCCCGACGCGACGCTGATGATGCTCGCCGGCATCGCCGGATGCGCCAAATCCACGACTATCGGCGGCGAAACGAAGGCCGATGCCGTCATCAACAACGGCAACGTCAAGACCGGCCGCATCACCAACACGGCCAACGGCGGCACGGGCATGAACGTCGGCGGCATCTGCGCCTTCACGCTCGGCGCGGGCATCAAGATCGACTACTGCACCAACAACGGCGAAGTGAGCGCCCCGACGGGACGCGGCGGCGGACTGGTGGGCACGCTGGGCGGCTCGACGAGCGAAGAGAACGGCACGGCAGTCAGCAACTCGGTCAACAACGGCACCGTGCAGGACGACGCCGTGGGACAGTACGGCGGCAGCAAGGACTACTACAACTACAAGCGCATGGGCGGTCTGGTGGGCGGTACGGTGACCAACAACAACCTCCGTATCGAGTACTGCACCAACAACGGCAACGTCTTCTCGCAGTTAGGATGCCGCACGGGCGGTTTCGTGGGCCACAATCAGGCCACGATCGTCGGCTGCGTGAACAAGGGCACGATACTGGCCAACATCACCTACGACGCCGGAGCGCCGCAGCACGGTCCCGGATGGGCCTGCGGTTATAGCGCCAAGGGGCTCGTAACGCAGTGCGCCAAGGGCGGCCGCGTCGGCGAATGGGACGCGCACAAGGACAACCCGAGCGGCGCTCCCGAAGCCACGAACGACAACGCCCTGTGTTACCGCAACAGCGAATACTTCGATCCGTCGCAGAACTACTAA